From the genome of Solanum stenotomum isolate F172 chromosome 5, ASM1918654v1, whole genome shotgun sequence:
AAATATTCATAGCGATAGATCCCTACTCAAGGAATATGGGTAATGGTATACTAGTTCTACCTTCCCACTAGCAAGGGATTTCTCAGTAATCTGTAAGTACAAGATGCACCAGGTCTAACAAACCCGTAGTTAGCTACGAAATTCATCAAGGTCTACTCCCATTTACACTTTTCTTGTAATCAGTAGAAGCATTCAAAATCAAACTGAACATTTAAATCTTATCAAATGATATTATTTCAATGTTTAACAACCacatgtcaaaaaaaaattctcaaataaatgTAAAACCCTTTCAATAACGGTAATCATATCTTATAAAAATGAGATCATCTCAAATAATCTTTTCAGTATCATATCAAGTAAAAAACTTGTCTCACATGTAAGTTCAAAAAATTTGGTGACACATTTACTTTATAAACCatgtaaaaatcatgaaatttatgaaatacATATTGTGGTAAGATTACTACTAACAGTATTCGTGTTgaaataccaaatttgtcactTCAAGCAATATATACGACTTTCATTCGATCAACctatattcatatcatataaaTATCGTGTTAAATCTTCTTGTTAGAGCTATTTCATGAACTAATTTACAATACACAATCCCCAAGGTTACGGTTCAACCCTCACTTGTCAACTTATATTTATTCATTGGTTTGTCACTCCTTCAACTTTCAGCGACAAAGAGTCATCATTTCAAATATTTCTGTTTGAAACTTTcactaactaattaattcactatAAAAGTTCATGTTTGTTGCAGCTCACCAAACTTATAATACCAACTCAATTTAAGCATCACAATGTAACTCAATTAGTGAGATTAGGAGTATATGTAGTGTTAGTAGAATCAAAATTTGCCTTTGTCCATGGGTATTCTCATATCTAAATCAGTTGAAATTCacatttgaattatgaatgtcACATTAACCCAAGCCGTGATAATACATATATAGGCATGTCAAGGAACTGAAGTAAAATAGCTtgaaattcatatttataaCAACACAAGTtccacttctttttttttcttttccgtGATAAGTATCTTTGTGCTCCTTCACAGACAGAGATGCAAggaatacaatttttttctttttgttttcaagAGTTGCTGGGAAATTGTTTCCCTAGCTACGTTGAGATGGGCTAAGGCCCACTtgtatttccttattttttctttttctaaggAAAAATATGTCCTTGTTTAAATATGGGACATTACAATTCTTTTCTAGGCAGGCTTTTGAAAAGAGTTCAATGCAATATTCATAACTTTGATCCCCAAAATTGTTGGAACCTCAAGTTTGAAGGACTATAGACCAACCAGTTAGATAGGAGTTACAAAATCATAGCCAACATGTTTGCAGATATACTAAAAAAGGTGGTAAGAAAATTGGTCACAAAAATCAGGTGGCTTTCGTTAAAGGGAGACAGATCATCGGATGCAGCATTAATAACTAATGAATGGATAGGCTCAAGATTAAAAGGTAAGATGCATGTGTTTTATACAAGTTGGACATTCTAAAATCTTATGACCATGTAATTGGTCTTATCTATTGAACACTTTGACAAAAATGGGATTTGGCAACAAGTGGCTGAAATGTATAGAAGTGTGCATAAAACAGTAAAATTTTAGTCTTTCTAAATGGAAAACCAGTTGGCTTCTTGCCCTCAAAATGAGGATTGAGACGGGGGTGACCCCTtatctcctttcctttttattttagcAATGAAATGTTTTGATAGTATGATGCGAATAACAACACAACACAGATGGATCAGAGGCTCCAATATAGGGGATAGATCAGGAAGCACTACTAAAAAACCGTCAAAAAACGACGGCCAAAATCGatggactgcgtcgcttttttggtcaaaattgatggaaaagcgacgcagtcatATTCGTCGCTTTTTGGCTCTACGCTTTTCAAAAAACGATAGAATGCGTcgttttttgattatttttttcaggattttttttttaacaaaagcgaCGGAGTCCGTCgcttcttttatatattcatttattttttatttccaatAAGTGACGCAGTCCTTCGCTTTTatggaaattaatattttaaaaatctgaGAAAAGCAACGGACTAAAGGACACTGTCTGTCACTTTTTCtggaaatttatattttaaaaatcccagaaaagcgacggactaaaggacactgtccgtcgcttttctagaaattaattttttaaaatacacaGAAAAACGACGGACTAAAGGATCCTGTCCGTCACTTTCTgggtttttttgaaaaaataatgcaaaaaagcAACGGACAAAACTAtcctgtccgtcgcttttttctgcaattttttgaTGGCAGAGCCAGTTTCTGCTGCCTACCTGCAAATACATatcaattcatattcattagCCCAATCAAACAATATAATCTAGACATCACACAACATATAAAACATCAAACTTAAAtcaatcttcaaaaatatctaaatcacaatACAAAAACTTATAAAGTAATTCAACATTagtttcaaaaagttcataaaagaGACCTAAACTAGGGAGTGCGATCTACAAAATCATCATCCTCGTCATTGTCGTCGTCGGTGTCCTCGGCAGGAGATGATGTAGTACGTCGACGAGCGAGGTTTagcacttgttctttgatttcttGAACGGTCACACTCATGCTTTGTTGTTCAACTATTCTTCTCCGCTCCGACTCTGCCAATGCCGATATAAGCTGTGCTATTTAAGCAGACATAGAAGCAATCTGAACATCGTCAAGTGCCTCGGCTTGACGTGAtgatccaataccttctaagcTTGACTAGAGTCTTCTTACATCGTTTtgagagcctagaccatagacTCCACCCTTGTGTGTCCGCCCTATCACTTTCTCTATCCAAATTTGGGTGGACAGTTCAGGTGTCATTTGGatcgaactatctagattctcagtgACGTACTGATGAAACTCAttatgcatattaaatataaaaattgacatcaatatatatacatatcagaaatatattcactattaatatatattattcatattaaataacttacaaaagttcgttcggcCCTTTCCTCGACCCACACATCCAGATCCGACTCATTTGCTTCCTTCTTCacatgagtcttcttgaaaacctccgGTTCAATGGGAGTGTGTCCCAattcttttttctataaataaaaactgaaatttataacgatatatatgaatcaactaattatttatttaaaaggttgaattagaacttaccatctctctTATAATTGTTCCAACGGTCTTTGCACCTCCAGTGTGCAACGAGCCACCCTTAAGACTGCCTCTAGCCTTTTTGGCTTGTTCAGACATTGCCTTAAACTTATCTTTGTtccaatacacatgcaaatcatcaaaaccaTGAGGCAACATCCAACCCGGGATCAGTATCCCAAACTTTCTTTAGTCAGCTAGACAGTCTTGCCCTCCTCTCAAATGTGGTCACAATGACCAAATTGTACCTTGACTCCCAAGTACACAGAgtctgaaaaaaattgaatagcGTTAATTAGATCAATagtaaaaaaagtaaagtatactaaaattattaaacttaagtaaaaaatatatacctttaaTTCATTAAACATCGCCTGACGTATACTGTTTGGAATCTCactccaagagtgataagcctGTGTATAAAGTCTTCTAACACAAACTTTTAAATCCCGGGCAGCATCCTTTGCAGGATGCCacctgcaaaacacataataaataagttagttcatgaataatatattaaagtataataaataaataaaataaactaacaaatagatacaaaacaaacttacgatGATCCATCCGACTAaatcatgactctaccaagTCTGTCCTTTTGGCCAGGAGCTAGAGCATGCATCTCAGCATATGGTGTAGCACTAGGTGCAGCCGTAGATGAAGGTGATACAATAGGATGCACAAAATACCGAGTCAATGGAGGCGTACCGGCCATAGCATCTGACTGCTCGCTACTAGAATCTTCAATCCTCATGGCAGATAACTAAGGAGATATACCTATGGGAGATGGAGTACCATCCGATATCCTACCTGCCGATAAGGGTCATGGTCGACGAATAGCCTGTAAAGGTAGGCCCTCATAGCGCCGTGGAGGCAATGCCTGTGAAGTAGAGGAAGCACTGACTGGTCGACGTTAATTCAGATAATATTGCCGAGGATCCGCCGTACCAAACggaacaacaaataaatgagtatcatgACTAATGCGCTCTGGCGCAGAAGAAAGAGATCCTGGAATATCCTCAGAATCTATGGgtctcctagacttcttctttttaGCCTTATTAGTCTGGATAACTCCAAGATGCTCGTGATGTCTATCACTGTCACCGCCTGATGACATCTGTATGCaaattacatgtataatatataaaaatcataaattaaataaaattagcaaaataaattaacttacGTATACTAGCTTTTATTCTATTACTATTCCTCCTCacttgtttcaattccatcattctcTCATTCTTCCTACttagttgtttcattttcattatcgtccCATTCTTTGTCATCAAATGgttcattttcctcattctcagaTATTTCTTCTTTAACATTCAGTATCCCATCATCATATACTTCTTATAATATGTGTTGAGGATGTTGTagtgtggtttccaattcaaTATCAACTTGTTGATGAACAAGTGCAACATCATTTTTATACGccacatctaagacattgtcaatttcaattctttccacagtcttactttttataacaaccCACTAATCAGCTTTGTCTCTACACAATAGATATGAAGcgtaatacacttgtttagcattttgtacaataataaaaggatcataacttATGTATTTTCTAGTGTGCTTAgcttcaattatattatgttgatggtccatctttgtgcctctatgtgatgggtcaaaccactcacaccaaaacaatacaatcttcttTTTAGGCCAACCTGAATACCTCACTTTAATAATCTCATgaatgacaccataatattcaatagtttggCCAGTACCATCAACATCACCTTGTATGTAGACACCGCTagtatttgttttcttgttcctagaaacttcttcagtttgaaacttaaaaccattgacacaatacttattgattgtcagtacttgagattcaggtccaagtgctacttctttcactaattgcaaatgttggacacttgagtattcatcgtaaacctacatgattgttatttcaagtaatataattttgtataacatgaatatattattaaatacttagtgaTTGCACACTTACATAGTTTGTTGCGATTTGGAAAATTATGTATAGATGGCTTCATTACCCCATGTGTTTACAAACAAGCTGATCATTTTACATTCAAGTATTTCGTTAGTTAATGAACACTTATTAATATGTAATttgataacatatttttaacacttacttgAGATATGGTTGAATCTCtggacaattaagcaaaatatgtgtcaCAACTGATTGCATTTCCATATTAGTGAAGCCTCGCTTTCCATATTTTTTAGATCCTtgaccattttgattaaaaattgatatcggtGGAAATAAAGGATCAATATCGCCTTCATCATTGCGATTGGACCTGTTTCTCCTACATGACACATCATGACCAAAGTAACaagaataaaaatcaccagTTTCTCTCCCAATATGACCTTGAACAACTGATCCTTCAATTTTTCCCCTTTGCTTAATTATTTGCTTGGAACTGCCACTTTTTttgcatgtatatatgtatatatatgttaataaaAGACTTggtgaatatatataacttagtgaatatttcaaatggatacatccatcttGTTTGAACCAGACCTCCGAGGCGGAACTCTTGTACAAGGTGAATTGGAAGATGCTCCATCACATAAAAGAAACCACAtggaaatatcttctccaacttagtagtaataacaagaatattttcctccatcctgtctaaactactctccaacaacTTTCTATAACACAAATCTTTTATAAAAAGACTTATCTCTGTGATTGGTTTCCATATCCTTTCGGGTAGATGGCTAAAAGCGATAGGaattaaagtttccatgaacacatgacaatcatgaattttcatacctatcaattttccttcattcatatctGCCCACTTTCCTAACTTTGTAGCATAGCCCACCGacatcctcaaatttttaacccactcacaaatttcacgtttctcatccaatgtgaatgaaaagcTGGCTTTGGTCTTAACTATTTTACCATTTTGTAATTTCTGCAGCCATATCTCTTTTCTCCTACAATATTCCTTTATGTCCATTCTAGCTTTTGGATTGTCTTTTGTCTTACCCTTAACATCCATCATTCtgttaaacaaattgtcaaaataatttttttcaatgtgcatcAATGTCGTAGTAGATTGTCCTTCCAATACGGtaactcccaaaatatgctttgtttggtccaattatgttcaacaccatatccaggaagtctagaaggtgaagcttctgtaactttaggtaattGAGAAGCTCTCTCCCAAATTTGATGCCATGTGAGTAATGGAGGTGGGGGGTCACTTTCAatcttatttttcctaaatacatttttcatctttctaaactcatggtCAATTGGCAAGAACTGGCAatgacaatcaaaccatgtatTTTTTCTGCCATGCTTTAAAGTGAATGCCTTACTATTTTCCATGCAATACAGACATGCTAGCTTTCCAGCTGTCATCCAACTAGACAACATCCCGTAtgcaggaaaatcattaatagtccGCATTAAAGAAGCACGCATAACAAAATTCtgcttagttgatatatcataagtcaaaaTGCCTTCAAACCATAATTGTTTGAgctcatctatcaatggttgtagATAACCATCAATCTAACATTTTGTATTATGAGGACCTGGAATAACACAAATTAGAAAGATGTAGGGACTAGTCATGCACATTTCAGGAGGAAGATTATACTGAGTAAGAAATACCTGCCAGCATGAATAAGGCGAAGCAACATTGGAGAATGGTGTGAAGCCATCTGCACACAACCCCAATCTAACATTTTTTGGTTCACTAGCAAAATCAggatatacattatcaaaatgcttccatGCTTCACCATCAGATGGATGAGACAAGACACCCGACGACCTTCTATATTCACGATGTCATCTCATATGTGGGGCTGACCTCATTGAtgcatacaacctctttaaCCTAGGAATAAGAGATAGATAATGCATCGCCTTAACTGGGACCATCTTTCCAGCCAGAGTCCTCTTATAACGAGCATGTccacaaaacttacaattttctaattcactatcagtcttgtaaaacaacatgcaaccattaacacaacaatgaattctatcatacgTCAATCCTAACTTGGAAACCAAACGCTTTGCCTGATAGAAGTTCTTAGGTATGTTAAACTCCGAATTAACTAGTTCACCCAAAAGATCAACCATTGAGTCCATAGCTGCATTAGGAACATTCCAAtctgatttaatattcattaatctaaccACAACTGACAAAGCAGAATGTAGGctcccttcacatagtggacgactagactcttctaattgatcatagaagcgtcttgcttcttcattaggagcttcatcaaaatattgtttgGGTTCCATCCCACCTTGAACCCCGAAAGCATCACTGATCATTTTATgaaccctatcatgttcaaccctatcatgttcaaccctaTCTTGTTCAACCCTAATTTGACCATGTGGTGCAAGCATATTATATTCATCCACATGCatcgaattataaaacataccatTCAATCCATCtctttctccatgatcaatccatacaaaatatctaggcttaaatccaTTACGGTACAAATGAACCATGAATGTATCTAGCTCAAAAATTTTGAAGCACCtacatgcactacaaggacaccgtaatggatttaagctattcataatgcatattatacatccacaaacgatgatccatctacaaatatatagatattcaattatattaataaattaaataataatattattacattaaactaatttatattgttaatataAATACTACATTTCAATATCTACAAAgttaaagcttaattaattaatgaatactaattaattaagttcaagttctagttaagtttaaaattaagtttatattaatttctaattaagttttcaagttattataaattaattaatttcaataaagttctaattaatttaagttcaaattaataAAGGTCATAAGATTTTCAAGTACtacaaaattctaattaagttcaaataaaatccaagttctaataagaataaaaattaagttctaattaattaaggtcaacaacatttcaagttcatattcctaattaagttcaatttatagtaaattcaagttataattaattataagctctaattaagttgtaattcaaTTCCCTTgtaaaatcccaaattcaaaacTAGCCAGtgctaaaatcccaaatttaatttataaggTCAACAagttttcaagttcatattcctaattaagttcaagttatAGTTAATTATAAAAtctaattaagttgtaattcaaatccctaaaataCCAAATTCAAACCTagctagtcctaaaatctcaaattcaaactattagtcatAAAATCTCATATATAATtcaaacaagtcctaaattccaaattcaaactattcttaaaataacaaattcaaaGTAGTCCTAGaatcccaaaatcaaactaGTGCTAAAATTCCAAAGTCAAACTATTAGTTctaaaatctaaaatataattcaaactagtcctaaactccaaattcaaactaatcttaaaatcacaaattcaaactagtcctaaatctcaaaataaaactaattaactcaagaaatacccaAATTCTAACAAGTCtttaaataccctaattcaaactactCCTAAAATCGctaattcaaactagctagccCTAAAATCCAAATTCAATAAGTACTCctaaataccctaattcaaactagtcaTAAAAtaccataatttaaactaatcctaaaattacacaaatttactcactaactaataatccctaattcaaactaacaatcaataaacacaaattcaataaactaattacaattaaatagctaacaaaatcaaaatatagctcaatttgaaaaagaatttgATCAATTATTAAATCCTAACCTTAAATGAGAAGGAGAGATTGAACAAAGAGGAGAAGCAGGCGGCGGCTGGTCCGGCAGCAACAGAGAAGGCGGCAGCGGCTGGCTCGGGGTGGGTCCGGCGGCAGCAGCGACGCAGTGGTGGTGGTGAGGAGTGGAGAGAAGAAGGAGAGTTTTCAGAAATGGGGAAATGGGGGAAATCGCGTCTCTGTTTTAGATATTTAatgaaaagcgacggacatcgtctctatgtccgtcgctttttttaaaatagttgaccaacattttgaccaaaaagcgaaggactaagagacactgtccgtcgctttttaaaaatagttgaccaagtattttgaccaagaagcgacggacataaagatgttgtccgtcgctatagtaaaaacaaattaatatcttaaaataaattaaaagcgacggacagcgtggttaatattttaatttatatataattatttttaataaaagcgacGGATGGTATcgctatatatattaaataaataattattaattatatatatatttggcgcAAAAATTcactaaaaagcgacggactaagagatgttgtccgtcgctttttgtcaaataattttaaaaataattatttttattaaaaatcgaCGGACCGCGTGgcaaaaaatgtcattttcttaGCGACGCCGTCCAtcgttttttagtagtgaagcGGAAGGGAAATCAGTCACTTATTATATGCAGATGATACCATTATCATGTATGAACAAAAAGATGAACAACCGAATTTTATCAGATTAATTTTCAATCTCTTTGAAGTTGTGTCACGCCTAAAGGTTAATTGGGAGAAGAGTAGCTTGAGTCATGTTAAAGATGTACCCAAATTCAAGGTTTGGAAAAAATTTTGGGGTGTAAAAGTGAAGGATTGCCAACCACTTATTTAGGTATGCCTCAACATAAAGCACTAGATATTTGGGATGGGATTCTGGAAAAGGCAGAAAGGATGTTTGCACGGCTAAAAGAAAAATGCCTCTCAATGGGAGGTAGAGTGATTCTATTAACTATTCACTGGACTTCGTCCAAACTATGTTATGTCCTTATTACCAATTCCTACAAAAAGGTATCAAGAAACTGGACATGCTTAGAAGGAACTTTCTATGGCGGGGAGGGAAATAAGGCAATGGTTACTATCTGGTGAAGTGGAAGACTGTAATGCGGGGAAAGTTAAGAGGAGGCCTGGGTATCAGAAATTTGAAGGTTCAGAACATAAGTCTTTTAATGAAATGTCTATGGAGATGTATCATTGAGGATAACACTATGGAAGGAGGtgataacaacaaaatatgGGGAACTAAATCTAATATGTATAGGCACAGTTACAACACCATATGGATGGATAGTATGGAGAACAATTAGAGCATTATGGAAGAAAATCTGATTCTAAAGGTGGGGAGcggcaaaattttcaaattttgaggaGATGGTTTGATTGGTCAGGCCCCTTGAGTGAATCATTTCGATACCTATTCTCCATTTGCACCATTGTGGATGCCAAGGTAGGTGATTGTTGGTCTACACAAGGATGGAACCTATCCTTCAAAAAACTTTTGAATGGTTGGGAAATAGAGAGTATGACCTCATTACTAGAAAAATTAGGGGGATACTAGCCTTGACACAAATGCAACAGACAGGGTTATCTGAAAACACAGGAGGGCAGATTTATAGTTACCAGTGCCTATAAAATATGGAGACATGGGAGATCTTGTAGTGCTCAATATCAATGACAAAATATCTGGAGAAGTTTAATTCCCACAAAACTTCATTGTTTCACCTAGTTAGTTATCACAAAAGCATGTTGTCACGATCTAAAAATGGACATGATGACACCTTTCTTTTCCcatcaagacaagtcagccttaACCCAacgaaaatgaaagaaaaatggaaaatagtaaaaataagaacaacatAAAGCGGAAAACTTATTATTCTATTAGAGCCCCCAAAATATGGTTGTTATGTGTACAAGCCAATAAATACATAAGTGCAGAATTAAGAAATAGATACAAGTCTCAATCTTTGTTTCTACAATAGAACAAAATGTAAGAAAAGGGATGACAAGAAGGTACCTCTCAAGTCCTTGACGAGCCTCGAGATCAAGAGAAGGAAAAATAGATCACACGGGTCCAGGATcagaacctacacaagtgttgAAGCAAGGGATCAATACTAACAACACAATACCTAGCAACCAACCTACTAAGCAACACAACTAGCTAGAAATTGAATACTCCTTACAATCCAACTAAACCTCCTCAAACTATCAGCTGCACACAAATCACCCCAACCTAGCAATTCTACAATAGACAACTCACAGACCCAATATTTATAGTTCAATCTTCacaattcaacaataaaaaaaattcaaataagtcAATCTCAATGACAAATAGTTCAGTCACACATAACAAGTACAtcaatcacaattcacaagtAAGTCACGCATAAGCATAAAGTCATAATAATAATCTCTATCCGGAACCATTTCCTATCAGTTTTATAACACTCACCGGCAAAGACCTCGGAATAATAACATTCATCGACAAAGACCTCGACATAATAAGAGTTTCCAGCAAAGGCCTCGACATCATAACACTCGCTGACA
Proteins encoded in this window:
- the LOC125863763 gene encoding uncharacterized protein LOC125863763; amino-acid sequence: MSEQAKKARGSLKGGSLHTGGAKTVGTIIREMKKELGHTPIEPEVFKKTHVKKEANESDLDVWVEERAERTFYVTENLDSSIQMTPELSTQIWIEKVIGRTHKGGVYGLGSQNDLISALAESERRRIVEQQSMSVTVQEIKEQVLNLARRRTTSSPAEDTDDDNDEDDDFVDRTP